The region ATCTCGAATGAAAGGGGTAGCGCATTGATAAAGAATAATAGCAAAAGAATGCCTGCCTGGAGCAGCCAGCGCCGCACACGGATGCTGGTCACGGAGTAGAGGACTAGGTAGATGGCAATGGGGAGCACCTGGGTGAGAGAGTGCGCCAGCAGGCCCGAGGGCACCACCCACAGGGCTAACCAAGCCAAATATGCCATGCCTGCGGGGAGCGCCACCAGGACCAGCGGCCAGCGGAAACGGCGGTAAAACAGGTGGCGGATGCTCAGGCTCTCCTCCGGCACTCCCCAGGCATCCAGCACGCGATCTGCCAAGTAGATGAGCCACACAGCTAGGCCCAGGCCTGGAAGAACCCCCGGCATGAGGGCAAAGTCATCCAGTTTAGCCAGCGCTGCCAGCCAGAGCATGGCCACCAGGGGGGCCTCCAGGCTGAGCGTGTGCGGCCACAGCCATGCGGGGGTGCGTGGGGAAGGGGAGAAGTGGGGGGCGGCAGGCAAGCGCAGACATGAAGGCCGCTAGCGAAGGATTGCAAACAGAGAGACTTTTCCGTTTCCATTTCGTCATTCCTCCTCTTCCATCCTCCTTAGACATGCCGTACCCGCTTTCCATCGCCATCATCTCTAAAAATGAGGAGGCCAATCTGCGCCGCTGCCTAGCCAGCACGGTGGGTTTGGCGGAGGAAATCGTGATCGTGGACAGTGGCAGCACCGATGGAACCGCCGCTGTGGCTGCCGAGTACGGCGCACGTTTTGCCTACCAGGAGTGGCTGGGGTTTTCAGATCAAAAGAACCTCTGCAACAGCTTTTGCACCCAACCCTGGATCTTAGCCCTGGATTGTGATGAAGAACTTTCACCCGAGTTGTTAGCCTCCATCCGCGCTTTTTTTGACCAGGGCTTGGCCAGCCGTTTTGACGCTGCTTGGATGGCCCGGCGCGTTTGGTTCCTTGGCCGCTGGATTCGTCATGGCGACTGGTACCCGGACAAAAAGGTGCGCCTGTTCCGGCGCGACAAGGGGCGCTGGGAAGGCCATGAAAATAGCCAGGTGCATGAGCGACTGGTGGTGGACGGGCCACACACCACGCTGAAGGGGGATCTTTATCATTACTCCTTCACCGACATGGCTCACTACCTGGACAAACATTTGGTTTATACCGATGTCTTTGCCGATCATGAAAAGGCGTCTGGACGCGGCTGGTCCGTGGTGGCTGTGGCCTTCAGGCCCTGGTGGCGCTTTGTCCGCGCTTATCTTTTGCGGCGCGGTTTTCTGGATGGGTTCCCCGGATTTTGGATCGCTGTGGCGACTGCTTTTTTTACCTTCATGCGCTACAGCCGGGCTTATGAGGCGAAGCTAGCCCAAAAGTCAGCGAAATAAGCAAAGTGCTTGCTCGCTGGCCCGCATGGCCCACCATCCGCCGTGCTCTCCCGCCATTTTCTTTGTTTCAGTGCTCTTATATTGCTCCTGGCCAGTTGCATCGGCCCGCCCAAGGCCCCGCAGGTGCGGGAGCCCGCGTGGACGTGGCCTGGGCTGACCGAAAGGCGTGTAGGCGTGAATCTGGAACGTGCTGCGGAGGCCTGGGACGCCCTGCAAAACCCACGGACCACCCGCAAAGAAAAACGGGAGGCTGAGGCTGCCTATGAGCGTGCCCTGGGCTTCATGCTGAAAGACTGGTCCCGTGGCGAGCTGCCACGGGACTGGCAGACAGGCAGCGTCTTTCAAGGTAAAAAGGGCAGTTATGCGGTCAATCTCCAGCCCGGCCCAGGAAATCCCCTGGAGGTCTCGCCTGCCAGCCTGGACCGCCTTATCTTAGCGGAAAAGGTGCGCATTGCGCGGGATTGTGAACCTGTCATTGAGCCTGGCCTTGGGGTGCCTGTCGTCGGGCAGGTGCTGCATTCAGAGGAACTTGCAGCGAAGTACCCCATGATGCCTCTGAATGGGGCACAACTGACGCTGACGGCCGTTCTGGAATTTGATCCCCCCCAGGCCGATCTGCCGCGAGCCTGCCATCTGCATTTTTACAATCCGCTGCGTCAGCCGAAGGCGACGGTGGCTGGGCGCAATACCACGCTGGCGGCTAACTACACAGCCTCCAAGGAACTGGCGCTCAATGATGGTTTCCTGCGCCGCTTTTCCCTCACCGGCCTGCTGTTTCCAGACAAAGTTCTGAACGATGCCGAGCTCTATCGCCTGGAAATTTATGATCCCAAACGCATCCCTGTGGTCTTCGTGCATGGGCTGATGTCAGACCCCCACATCTGGTACAACACGATCAACGCCATCTACTCCGATCCCGAGCTGCGGGCGCACTACCAGCCCTGGTACTTCCTTTACCCCTCCGGCATGGCC is a window of Prosthecobacter dejongeii DNA encoding:
- a CDS encoding glycosyltransferase family 2 protein; the encoded protein is MPYPLSIAIISKNEEANLRRCLASTVGLAEEIVIVDSGSTDGTAAVAAEYGARFAYQEWLGFSDQKNLCNSFCTQPWILALDCDEELSPELLASIRAFFDQGLASRFDAAWMARRVWFLGRWIRHGDWYPDKKVRLFRRDKGRWEGHENSQVHERLVVDGPHTTLKGDLYHYSFTDMAHYLDKHLVYTDVFADHEKASGRGWSVVAVAFRPWWRFVRAYLLRRGFLDGFPGFWIAVATAFFTFMRYSRAYEAKLAQKSAK
- a CDS encoding esterase/lipase family protein, with product MLSRHFLCFSALILLLASCIGPPKAPQVREPAWTWPGLTERRVGVNLERAAEAWDALQNPRTTRKEKREAEAAYERALGFMLKDWSRGELPRDWQTGSVFQGKKGSYAVNLQPGPGNPLEVSPASLDRLILAEKVRIARDCEPVIEPGLGVPVVGQVLHSEELAAKYPMMPLNGAQLTLTAVLEFDPPQADLPRACHLHFYNPLRQPKATVAGRNTTLAANYTASKELALNDGFLRRFSLTGLLFPDKVLNDAELYRLEIYDPKRIPVVFVHGLMSDPHIWYNTINAIYSDPELRAHYQPWYFLYPSGMAVPSTSWQLRRSLEQARARLDPEGDDPGMNRMVMVGHSMGGLLSRMQTIDSGDGIWNAYFNCEAEKLRVSKSTLQRLKNTLRFEKQPYIKRLIFIAVPHKGSSMADRGIVSRLSTLIRLPTDSMVLAKEIVTGNIDSLTPQMRDWGTFGFVSLGTLSPRHPYLKALNAQPIPVPHHSIVGQFGKGPLEDSSDRVVPYSSSHLSTGTELVVPYWHGCVEKPEVIAEVKLRLKQHLRESGKL